From the Pseudodesulfovibrio indicus genome, the window ACATGAAGTGTACACATCGGCCGTTTTTTGGAGCTGGTGGTGCATGCGGGTGCAAATGGCAAACTTGCCCTTGAGGCATGGTGTGGAGTATGAGCTGTGTGCGGCATCCATTCCTTGACTGAAATCGAACAGGATGTACCATGCCGCTTCCCTACACGAGAGTGACCTGACAACAAACCAGGGACAAGGACATTACATATGAAGATACTTGTGACCGGAGCCGCAGGCTTCATCGGATTCCACCTTTCCCGGCGGCTGACCGCCGAGGGCCACGAGGTCGTCGGCCTCGACAACTTGAACGACTACTACGACGTGAACCTCAAGAAGGCGCGGCTCAAGATTCTTGAGGAGTCTCCCCTTTTCAAGCATGTGAACATCTCGCTGCAGGACGATCAGCCCATGAAGGAGCTGTTTGCCGCCGAGAAGTTCAGCCATGTGGTCAACCTGGCCGCCCAGGCGGGCGTGCGCTACTCCATCGAGAACCCCAAATCCTACATCGACTCCAACGTAGTCGGATTTCTCAATATTCTCGAAGGTTGCCGCCACAATGGCGTGGAGCACCTGGTCTATGCCTCCAGTTCCTCGGTGTACGGCCTGAACACCAAGATGCCGCTGAATCCGCACGAGGGCGTTGATCATCCCATGAGCCTGTATGCGGCCACCAAGAAGGCCAACGAAATGATGGCCCACTCCTACTCGAGCCTCTACGACCTGCCCACCACCGGGTTGCGCTTCTTTACGGTCTATGGGCCGTGGGGCCGCCCGGACATGGCGCTGTTCCTGTTCACCAAGAACATCATCGAGGGCAAGCCCATCAACGTCTTCAACTACGGCAAGATGCGCCGTGATTTTACCTACATCGACGACATCGTCGAAGGCGTGGTCCGAGTGCTGAAGAACACCGCCGCCCCGAACCCGAACTGGGACGGCGACAAGCCGGACCCGTGCACCAGCTCGGTGCCCTTCCGGGTCTACAACATCGGCAACAATTCCGTGGTCGAGCTGTCCCGCTACATCGAGGTGATCGAGGAAGTGGTCGGCAAAAAGGCCATCTACAACTACATGCCCATGCAGGCCGGCGATGTTCCCGCCACCGAGGCGGACGTGTCCGACCTCCAGGCAGACGTCGGCTTCAAGCCCGACACCACTATCGAGGTCGGCATCCGCAACTTCATCGAGTGGTACCAGGAATATTACGGCTGATCACTGCGATGATTTCGTGAGCAAGGGGTGGCGAGAGCCACCCCTTTTTTTTACTCCATTTTCACGCAGTGCCGCTTGCGTTTGTTTTTCTTTCAGCCTACGACATTCAAAGCAGACAGTGGACATTGTTTCACGTGAAACACCCCCCTTTCGAGGCTGATTGTTTCACGTGAAACAGGCGACGGAATCTCGAACGCACCAAAATGAGCTTGAAAGCGAGGGGCCTGTGGCGAGAAAAATCGTGATTGCGAATCAGAAAGGCGGGGTCGGCAAAACCACGACCGCCATCAATCTGGCGGCGTCCCTGGCCGTAATGGAAAAAAAAGTGCTGCTGGTGGACTGCGATCCCCAGGGCAACGCCTCCAGCGGGTTGGGTTACTACCCCGGCGACAAGCGGGAAAATGTCTACACCGTCCTGTTCGATCCCAAGAAGATTCACAAGGCCATTTACCACACCGGAATCCCCTTCCTGGACATCCTGCCGGGAACACAGGATCTGGTGGGTGCCGAAATCGAACTGGTGGACAAGTTCGGGCGCGAATATTACGTGCGTGATCTGGTCGATCAGGTGGACAATGAATACGATTTCATCCTCATCGACTGCCCCCCTTCCCTGGGGCTTCTGACCGTCAATGCCCTGTGCGCCGCTACGGAACTGCTGGTCCCGTTGCAGTGCGAGTATTACGCATTGGAGGGCATCGCGCAGTTGCTCATGACCTACGAACTGGTGCGCAAGCGGCTCAATCCCGGTCTCGATATCCTGGGCGTGGTCCTGACCATGTACGATTCCAGAAACAGGCTGTCCTGGCAGGTGAAGAATGAGGTGCGCAAGGCCTTTCCGCAGCACCTGTTCGAGACGATCATTCCGCGAAACGTGCGCTTGTCCGAGGCGCCGAGCTTCGGCAAGCCGGTGATCGATTACGATATCAAGTCGAGGGGCGCCGAGGCGTATCTCGCCCTGGCCCAGGAAGTGGAGCGCAGCTCCACGGTGCACGGCTAGGCTGGTCTTTGAAGAAAAGCCGCCGTCCCGGATGGGAGCGGCGGCTCGGTCGGCTGATTATCAGTACCGCCCTTCCTTGGAGGCGTTCTTGGCCTCGATGAAGGGGGTGCATTCGGTGGAGATCTTGTCCTTGAAGTGCTTCTTGACCACCTTGGCCCGGCAGCTCATGCACTTGAAGGAGACGAGACCGGCCAGGTTGGCGCTGGTCAGGCGGAATTTGCGAGGATCGTCCGCGGCCCAGTCTTCGGTGCTGTTGCCGCAGTGCTCGCAGGCCACGTCGGTGTCCACCGGATAGGGAAAATCCCAGTACTGCTGCAGGGTTTCCCAGTCGGCCAGCGGCTCGGGCTTTTCGGCCTCGGCCGGGGTGTCCCGGATGCCCAGGCAGTTCATGACCTGATCGCGAACAGCGGTCCAGGCCGGGGCCGTGAGCAGGGCTCCGATGAGGTTGCCGTCTTTGTCGAAGAGTTCGGTGATGTGGTCAGACATGTGTGCTCCGGGGTTAGGATATGCTTCGGGGCGTTATAGGCACTACGGCCTTTTAGGGCAAGGATGAAATTTCAAGCGCGAGGAGCGTCTTATATGGCATTAGGTAACAGGGGACTTGGACGAGGGTTGGATGCGCTGCTCGGCGGCGTGCGCGAAGACGAGAAGATCACTTCCGACGCTGCAGAGGTACTCCAGATTCCGGTGGATTCCATCTCCCCCAACCCGCACCAGCCCCGGCGCGAGTTTTCCGAGGAGGGGCTGAACGACCTGGCCGCCTCCATAGGCACGCGCGGCGTGCTCCAGCCGATCCTGGTCCGCCCTCTGGGGGGCCGGAACTTCGAGTTGGTGGCGGGCGAGCGGCGGCTGCGCGCTTCCAAGCTGGCCGGGCTGACCGAAATCCCCTCCCTGGTCAGGGAGATGACCGACCAGGAAAGCCTGGCCATCGCCCTGATCGAGAACCTGCAACGCGAGGACCTGAACGCCATTGAGGAGGCGCTCGGCTACCAGCGGTTGCAGCAGGAGTTCGGCCTGAGCCAGGATGAACTGGGCCGCCAGGTGGGCAAGAGCCGCTCCGCGGTGGCCAATGCCCTGCGGCTGCTCAACCTGCCCGCCCCGGTTCAGGCGGACATCCAGCAGGGCGTCCTGAGCGCGGGGCATGGCCGGGCGATCATGGCGATTGTTGATGCCGAACCGCAGGCCGAGCTGCACCGCCGCATCGCCGAAAACGGGCTCACCGTGCGCCAGGCCGAAGCCCAGGCGTCCTTCTTCAAGCAGAACAAGCGGCTGCCCGGCGCGGACGAAATCGGCACCCCCGCCTCCCCTTCGGAAGCCAAACCGGAGCCCAAGCCCCTGGACCCGCGTCTGGAGTCTCTCCAGGCCCAGCTTTCTGATTTGTTGGGGCTTACGGTCAAGATTTCCGGATCGACAGAAAAGGGCAAGGTGACGGTAAGTTATACTGCTGAAGATGATTTGCGGTCTGTTGCGGAAAAGCTCGGCGGCGAGTTCGCGTAAACCCCTGCCGCCTTCCCCGGAGCGGTCTTTGGGCGCAACCCCGCCCTCATCGTGAGCGGGCCTGATCATCGGTCGTGTTACGGCAATAACGCCCTTCTCGGCAAGGGTGATGACAACTTGAAAACCACTTAAACCAACGGCAAGAAAACATTGGTTGTTTACGATATGTCACATGAAATGATGCTGGCGGCGGTCGAGTCCCTGAAGGGGCACAAGGTCATGATCATCGGTGATCTGATGCTCGATCATTACCTCATGGGCGAGGTGGAGCGCATTTCTCCCGAAGCCCCGGTCCCCGTGGTCCGCGTGGAAAAGGAATCCTTCCTGCTGGGCGGGGCGGGCAACGTGGCCCGGAACATCGCCGATCTCGGCGGCCTGCCGCTGCTCATCGGCACCGTGGGCCGGGACCAGAACGGCGGGGTCCTCGAAAATCTCTGCACCCAGGCAGGGCTGACCACCCGGCTCATCCACGACGGCGACCGTCCGACCACGGTCAAGACCCGGATCATCGCCCACAACCAGCAGGTGGTGCGCGTGGACCAGGAACGGGTCGCCCCCCTCTCCCCGGACGGAATGGACCGCCTCTTCGAGCTGCTCGAATCCACCCTTGACGATTACGCGGTGATCATCCTGTCCGATTACGGCAAGGGGTTCATTTGCAGGGAGTTCATGGACCGGTTCCTGCCCATGATCAAGGGCATGCCCACCCCGCCCAAGGTACTGGTGGACCCCAAGACCGTGAACTACGACCTGTACCAGGGCGTGGACCTGCTGACCCCCAACACCAAGGAGGCCGGCGAGGGCGCGTCCATGGTCGTGACCGGGCGAGAGTCGGTCATCGAGGCTGGCCGGGCCATCTTCAAGCGGCTCAATTGCCGCAACCTGCTCATCACCCTCGGCCCGGACGGCATGGCGCTGTTCGAGGGAACCGACACCATCCGCCATATCCCGACCTTCGCCCGCAAGGTCTTCGACGTCACCGGAGCCGGGGACACGGTGATCGCCACCACCGCCCTGGGGCTGGCCTCGGGCATGGACCTGCTGACCGCCTGCACCCTGGCCAACTACGCGGCCGGCGTGGTCGTGGCCCAGGTGGGCGCGGCCACGGCCTCCCCTGCCGATCTCAAGGAAACCATAGAAGAATTGCCTGAACCAAAGGTGACGTACTGGAAGGAATGACCGGTTCGCGCCACGGAGCCAACGCCATGAAGGAACTCGATTTCGCCACTCGGATAGACCATCTCGGCAAACCGAACATCAAGAGCCCGCTGGGTAACGTGCGGT encodes:
- a CDS encoding NAD-dependent epimerase → MKILVTGAAGFIGFHLSRRLTAEGHEVVGLDNLNDYYDVNLKKARLKILEESPLFKHVNISLQDDQPMKELFAAEKFSHVVNLAAQAGVRYSIENPKSYIDSNVVGFLNILEGCRHNGVEHLVYASSSSVYGLNTKMPLNPHEGVDHPMSLYAATKKANEMMAHSYSSLYDLPTTGLRFFTVYGPWGRPDMALFLFTKNIIEGKPINVFNYGKMRRDFTYIDDIVEGVVRVLKNTAAPNPNWDGDKPDPCTSSVPFRVYNIGNNSVVELSRYIEVIEEVVGKKAIYNYMPMQAGDVPATEADVSDLQADVGFKPDTTIEVGIRNFIEWYQEYYG
- a CDS encoding ParA family protein — protein: MARKIVIANQKGGVGKTTTAINLAASLAVMEKKVLLVDCDPQGNASSGLGYYPGDKRENVYTVLFDPKKIHKAIYHTGIPFLDILPGTQDLVGAEIELVDKFGREYYVRDLVDQVDNEYDFILIDCPPSLGLLTVNALCAATELLVPLQCEYYALEGIAQLLMTYELVRKRLNPGLDILGVVLTMYDSRNRLSWQVKNEVRKAFPQHLFETIIPRNVRLSEAPSFGKPVIDYDIKSRGAEAYLALAQEVERSSTVHG
- a CDS encoding ParB/RepB/Spo0J family partition protein; this encodes MALGNRGLGRGLDALLGGVREDEKITSDAAEVLQIPVDSISPNPHQPRREFSEEGLNDLAASIGTRGVLQPILVRPLGGRNFELVAGERRLRASKLAGLTEIPSLVREMTDQESLAIALIENLQREDLNAIEEALGYQRLQQEFGLSQDELGRQVGKSRSAVANALRLLNLPAPVQADIQQGVLSAGHGRAIMAIVDAEPQAELHRRIAENGLTVRQAEAQASFFKQNKRLPGADEIGTPASPSEAKPEPKPLDPRLESLQAQLSDLLGLTVKISGSTEKGKVTVSYTAEDDLRSVAEKLGGEFA
- the rfaE1 gene encoding D-glycero-beta-D-manno-heptose-7-phosphate kinase translates to MSHEMMLAAVESLKGHKVMIIGDLMLDHYLMGEVERISPEAPVPVVRVEKESFLLGGAGNVARNIADLGGLPLLIGTVGRDQNGGVLENLCTQAGLTTRLIHDGDRPTTVKTRIIAHNQQVVRVDQERVAPLSPDGMDRLFELLESTLDDYAVIILSDYGKGFICREFMDRFLPMIKGMPTPPKVLVDPKTVNYDLYQGVDLLTPNTKEAGEGASMVVTGRESVIEAGRAIFKRLNCRNLLITLGPDGMALFEGTDTIRHIPTFARKVFDVTGAGDTVIATTALGLASGMDLLTACTLANYAAGVVVAQVGAATASPADLKETIEELPEPKVTYWKE